In Sideroxyarcus emersonii, one DNA window encodes the following:
- a CDS encoding ScpA family protein, translating to MSETEAQPLQQAANPVAHIHGEPITEMPLDLYIPPDALEVVLESFQGPLDLLLYLIRKHNLDVLDIPMAALTKQYMVYIEAMQRHRLELAAEYLLMAAVLIEIKSRMLLPRPPKASEEEVVEDPRAELMRRLLEYEQMKLAAQKLNELPQAGRDFELVQVLIERTVIERLPAVSVEDLRNAWLALLTRARVNAHHRVRREELSVREQMTKVLRQLRNTDFVSFESLFELDAGIPVLVVTFIAILELAKENLVEITQTESLGNIYVRTSRAITAE from the coding sequence ATGAGCGAGACGGAAGCACAGCCCCTGCAGCAAGCGGCCAATCCGGTGGCGCATATCCACGGCGAACCGATCACGGAGATGCCGCTGGACCTGTACATCCCGCCGGATGCGCTGGAGGTGGTGCTCGAGTCTTTCCAGGGGCCGCTCGACTTGCTGCTCTATCTGATCCGCAAGCACAATCTCGATGTGCTGGATATCCCGATGGCGGCGCTGACCAAGCAATACATGGTCTATATCGAGGCGATGCAGCGCCATCGTCTGGAACTGGCCGCCGAATACCTGCTGATGGCGGCGGTGCTGATCGAGATCAAGTCGCGCATGCTGTTGCCGCGGCCGCCCAAGGCAAGCGAAGAGGAGGTCGTGGAAGATCCGCGTGCCGAACTGATGCGCCGCCTGCTCGAATACGAACAGATGAAGCTGGCCGCACAGAAGCTGAACGAACTGCCGCAGGCCGGGCGCGATTTCGAGCTGGTACAAGTGCTGATCGAGCGCACCGTGATCGAGCGGCTGCCCGCTGTCAGCGTGGAAGACCTGCGCAATGCATGGCTGGCATTGCTCACCCGCGCCCGGGTGAACGCGCATCACCGCGTACGGCGCGAAGAATTGTCGGTACGGGAGCAGATGACCAAGGTCTTGCGGCAATTGCGCAATACCGATTTCGTGTCGTTTGAGAGCCTGTTCGAACTGGATGCCGGCATTCCGGTGCTGGTCGTCACGTTTATCGCCATCCTCGAACTTGCCAAAGAGAACCTGGTCGAGATCACGCAAACCGAAAGCTTGGGGAATATCTATGTCAGAACCAGTCGAGCCATTACTGCCGAGTGA